The DNA segment GCGGGGAAATTTATAGGAGGTGTTCTTTCCTTGATGATCGCGCTTACCCTGAGCATGTTTTTAGGTTTGCTTATCTCTCTGCTATCACCGTTGGTCGTTTTCTCCAAAGAGGAATGGCTTCGCATCGGGGTAATGTGGCTCGGTTCAGCGTTATATCTCAGCGCCTTTTTTATGCTGGGGCTCCTGGTATCTTGCAGAACTGACCATCCGGCGACGGCGCTCCTCGTTCTGTTGCTGATTTGGACGGCGCTGCTCGTCATACTTCCCAACGTATCGGTAGTTCTGGTGGACAGGTTGATCCCCATCCCATCGGAGCGGCAGATGCAAGGACGAATTGCGGCGGTAAATGAATCTTTTCATCCTCAGTTCGAGTCACTTCTTAAGAAGTTACCCTCGTTAAACCGTGAGATTCATGTAAAACGGACGGAGCTCCATACGAGATGGGGACAAGCCATCTGGCAGGTTAAGCGGGAATATCTCAACAGGCTCTATTATCAGACAGAGTGGGTTTCTTGGCTAAACCGCCTGACATTGGGAGGTGCTTACCGATCGCTGATGGAATCCCTCGCTCGAACCGATCTTTCGGCGTATCGGCGATTCATGGAACATACCCGCCGTTATCACGCCGAACATCGTCGCCTGATGAAGTTGCTGTGGACGGACAGGAAACGATACGATCGGGAGAGGGAACGTTTTCTCCAGCCGTTTCAACCTCCTTCCGTTACCCTGAGCGAAAGCGTTCGAGCCGGTATGTTAGACCTGATTCTGTTGTTTTTGTTCAATGTGTTATTCTTCATGACCGCATATCTGAGCTTTGCGCGCCACCAATTCTCGTAAAAGGAGAGGCGATGCTCTGGCAAATCACCAAAAAGGAGATTCTCGCAAATCTACAAAGTTTACGGTTTCCGGCGTTGGTCGTCATCTCCACGGCGCTCTTCCTGCTTAACGCCCTGTTGTTCGCCGGAAGATATAAGAAGGAGCTCAGCAGCTATAGCGAACGGGTCACCAGAAACTGGGATGATCGAAGTACCGTCACCGTTACGCTTGAACGACGCCCCAACGTTTTGGAATTCTGCGTCGCAGAAGGGGAGAAAATCTCAATCTTGAACCTCAAGATTGGGGGTTTAATCGAACCTATCCTGCCGGAATTCGGTCGCAACTTCACACTGCCTTATTTTAACCGGCTGGACTGGGTGTTCATCGTGAAGGTGTTATTCAGCTTGTTCGGGATTATCCTCACGTTCGATGCTATCACAGGTGAGAAGGAGCGTGGGACGCTCACTCTAATTTGCTCCAATAGCATATCCAGAACGGCTATACTTATCGGTAAGTATCTGGGGGCTACCTTCACCCTGCTTATCCCCCTGACTATGGGGATGCTATTGAACCTACTGATCTTCTCCCTGCTTTCCCAAGAGATTCACCATCTGGACATGGAGCATCTCCCCCGCATTTTCGGGCTGGTTATTTTTTCGGTGGTCTATATTTCCCTCTTCGTCCTATTAGGCCTGTGGATTTCCAGCAGCGTTCATCGGTCATCAACGTCATTGTTGGTGTTGCTTTCGATATGGATGGTTCTCATTGTAGTCATACCGAATCTCGCCGGGATGGTGACGGACTACCTCGATAAGACCCTAAGTGAATATCAATTGAGTAGGCAGTGGAGAGAGATATGGAAGACGGAGGCGGAAGAAGGGGTTAAAAGAATTGACCGACAGATTAAGAAAGGCGTGTTTCAAACTGAGGAGGAGTTGCGAAAAGCAGCGTTGAAGAAGCTGAGCCGCATCGCCGATCTGCGAATTCAGTGGGTTGAGCGGCGTAACCGATCGATACTCGCCAGGCGAGCCTATGCCAGACGGCTGGCGAGCATATCCCCAGCCGCATCATATCAATACGCCTGTGAATCGCTTGCAAATACGGGTTTCATCGCTCAACAGCGGTTTCTGCAGGCGGTTAAAAATTACTATCCTATCTACGAGGATTATGTGAGGGCTAAGGTCGGTGAAGTGGTACCGTACCGAGGAAGTTTCAGCTTCTGGTTGGACTTCAAGGGGAAACAGATTTATATCAGGTCTCCTGTGCCTAAAGCATATCAAGGTGACATGAGCGATTTTCCCCGCTTCACCGAGCCTGAGGTCCCTTCTCGTGAGAGCGTCAGCTCATTTGATCTGACAGCGCTATTGTTTTGGAATCTGCTGTTATTTCTCCTCGCTTTTCTTTCATTTCTGAGACAGGATGTTCATTGAAGGTCGAAGGAACTAAGGGGGGAATGTGAACCATCCCGTAAAAGAGTCGAGAGGAGGTTTAAAACCATGTTAGAGGCGAGGGATTTGACCAAGAGATACGAAAACGGCGTCCTGGCGCTGGACGGGCTGAACATGAAAGTCAACCCAGGCGAGATCTACGTCATGCTCGGCGCCAACGGCGCGGGAAAAACCACCACCATATCACTGTTTTTCAACTTCATCGAACCCACAAGGGGAACCGCCTTCGTGAACGACATCGAAATACCCAAGCTCCCCCTTGAGGCCAAAAAACATATGGCCTACGTCTCGGAGAACGTCCAGCTCTACGGCAACTTCACTGCAAGACAGAACCTGGAGTTCTTCGCAAAGCTGGGAGGGAGGAAGGACGTAACGCGCAAGGAGATAGACGAGACGCTGGAGAGGGTAGGGTTGCCATCCGAGTCGTTCAGGAGGAGGGTCAAGACCTTCTCCAAAGGGATGCGGCAGAAGCTTGGGATAGCGGTAGCGATGATAAAGAGGGCGGATGCGGTATTGCTCGATGAGCCCACATCCGGGTTAGATCCTGAGGGAGGAGCGGAGTTTCTGAAGCTTCTGAGGGAGCTTCGCTCAGAGGGCAAGGCGATCTTCATGTGCACGCATGATCTTTTCAGGGCGAAGAGGGTTGCGGATAGGATTGGGATATTGATGAAGGGGAGGCTTGTGAGGGAACTGGATAGAGATGAGATAGAGAAGGAGGAGCTAGAAGAGCTTTACCTTAAATATGTCGGTTATGAAGAGGCTGTGTAAGGTTGAGTATCACCCTCAACTCACGCTCTAAAAAGCTATATTCAAGGGAAATATGGTCGGAATCTTAGGATCGAACTCTTGCGAAGGATTCTCTGAAATGATAAGATAGAATTGAGCG comes from the Candidatus Poribacteria bacterium genome and includes:
- a CDS encoding ABC transporter permease subunit; translated protein: MLWQITKKEILANLQSLRFPALVVISTALFLLNALLFAGRYKKELSSYSERVTRNWDDRSTVTVTLERRPNVLEFCVAEGEKISILNLKIGGLIEPILPEFGRNFTLPYFNRLDWVFIVKVLFSLFGIILTFDAITGEKERGTLTLICSNSISRTAILIGKYLGATFTLLIPLTMGMLLNLLIFSLLSQEIHHLDMEHLPRIFGLVIFSVVYISLFVLLGLWISSSVHRSSTSLLVLLSIWMVLIVVIPNLAGMVTDYLDKTLSEYQLSRQWREIWKTEAEEGVKRIDRQIKKGVFQTEEELRKAALKKLSRIADLRIQWVERRNRSILARRAYARRLASISPAASYQYACESLANTGFIAQQRFLQAVKNYYPIYEDYVRAKVGEVVPYRGSFSFWLDFKGKQIYIRSPVPKAYQGDMSDFPRFTEPEVPSRESVSSFDLTALLFWNLLLFLLAFLSFLRQDVH
- a CDS encoding ABC transporter ATP-binding protein, producing the protein MLEARDLTKRYENGVLALDGLNMKVNPGEIYVMLGANGAGKTTTISLFFNFIEPTRGTAFVNDIEIPKLPLEAKKHMAYVSENVQLYGNFTARQNLEFFAKLGGRKDVTRKEIDETLERVGLPSESFRRRVKTFSKGMRQKLGIAVAMIKRADAVLLDEPTSGLDPEGGAEFLKLLRELRSEGKAIFMCTHDLFRAKRVADRIGILMKGRLVRELDRDEIEKEELEELYLKYVGYEEAV
- a CDS encoding ABC transporter permease subunit, which codes for MIRLIIRKELLDNLLSLKFSLGMGICLLLIGLSCYVSMKDYENRLRDYQSAIQEFREKPDVITPRIYRKPEMLSIFSHGYERRLGNMVWISPSGEVPFRATGYTNSPLEEEYRSEFTSVDFAFVVQMVLSLLAIFLSYGAISGERLAGTLKLCLSNSISRSAMLAGKFIGGVLSLMIALTLSMFLGLLISLLSPLVVFSKEEWLRIGVMWLGSALYLSAFFMLGLLVSCRTDHPATALLVLLLIWTALLVILPNVSVVLVDRLIPIPSERQMQGRIAAVNESFHPQFESLLKKLPSLNREIHVKRTELHTRWGQAIWQVKREYLNRLYYQTEWVSWLNRLTLGGAYRSLMESLARTDLSAYRRFMEHTRRYHAEHRRLMKLLWTDRKRYDRERERFLQPFQPPSVTLSESVRAGMLDLILLFLFNVLFFMTAYLSFARHQFS